From the genome of Epinephelus lanceolatus isolate andai-2023 chromosome 23, ASM4190304v1, whole genome shotgun sequence, one region includes:
- the cdkn1ba gene encoding cyclin-dependent kinase inhibitor 1Ba: MCNKMSDVRLSNASPTVERVDARLPDNVRASVSRNLFGRPDPEEIRRYVETSIQEDVQRFTEIYNYDPVSDRPLSPRRYEWQEDSDAPEFYRRAPHGSQPPQDAEERSERRPERARRDGGRKRRSGDSGPCSGACQSKRSHTDKDDDEDQSDGAGSQAVQAAEERPSRPERNEVQ, from the exons atgtGCAACAAAATGTCAGATGTTCGCCTTTCTAATGCGAGCCCGACAGTGGAGAGGGTGGACGCGCGGCTGCCGGACAACGTCAGAGCTTCAGTCAGCAGAAATCTTTTCGGCCGACCGGACCCTGAGGAGATACGGAGGTATGTGGAGACGTCGATACAGGAAGATGTGCAGCGTTTCACGGAGATTTATAACTACGACCCGGTGAGCGACAGACCGCTCTCTCCGCGGAGATACGAGTGGCAGGAGGACAGCGACGCGCCGGAGTTTTACCGCAGGGCGCCTCACGGGAGCCAGCCGCCACAGGATGCCGAGGAGAGGAGTGAGCGGCGGCCGGAGCGAGCACGCAGAGACGGTGGGAGGAAGAGGCGTTCAGGGGACTCAG GTCCCTGCTCCGGCGCGTGTCAGAGTAAAAGGTCGCATACCGAcaaggatgatgatgaagaccaGTCGGACGGTGCAGGAAGTCAGGCGGTGCAAGCCGCGGAGGAGAGACCCAGCAGGCCAGAGAGGAACGAGGTCCAGTGA